A part of Paenarthrobacter sp. A20 genomic DNA contains:
- the trxB gene encoding thioredoxin-disulfide reductase, translating into MSIAENSASQVRDVIIVGSGPAGYTAAVYTARANMKPLLIAGSVTAGGELMNTTDVENYPGFPEGIMGPDLMENFEKQAARFGTEIQFEDVTELDLDGDIKTVTIGTGETFQAKAIILSTGSAYRELGLANEKRLSGHGVSWCATCDGFFFKDQDIAVIGGGDSAMEEALFLTKFAKSVTVVHRRDTLKASKIMGDRAQAHEKINFVWNTAVEDVLGGDKVTGLKLKNLVDGTESELAVTGVFVAIGNDPRTDLIKGKIDLTPEGTIAVEGRSSRTNIKGVFAAGDVIDPTYRQAITASGSGCVAALDVEHYLADLNS; encoded by the coding sequence GTGAGCATTGCAGAAAACAGCGCATCGCAGGTGCGTGACGTCATCATCGTAGGTTCAGGCCCAGCCGGCTACACCGCCGCTGTTTATACCGCCCGTGCCAACATGAAGCCTCTGCTCATTGCCGGTTCGGTCACCGCTGGTGGCGAACTGATGAACACCACGGACGTAGAGAACTACCCGGGCTTCCCCGAGGGCATCATGGGTCCGGACCTCATGGAGAACTTCGAAAAGCAGGCCGCGCGATTCGGCACCGAAATCCAGTTCGAGGACGTCACCGAACTCGATCTCGACGGCGACATCAAGACCGTGACCATCGGAACGGGGGAGACCTTCCAAGCGAAGGCCATCATCCTGTCCACTGGCTCTGCCTACCGCGAGCTCGGCTTGGCGAACGAAAAGCGCCTCTCCGGCCACGGTGTTAGCTGGTGTGCAACCTGCGACGGTTTCTTCTTCAAGGACCAGGACATCGCCGTCATTGGCGGTGGCGACTCCGCAATGGAGGAAGCACTGTTCCTCACCAAGTTCGCAAAGTCTGTCACTGTTGTCCACCGCCGCGATACGCTCAAGGCTTCCAAGATCATGGGCGACCGCGCGCAGGCACACGAGAAAATCAATTTCGTCTGGAACACGGCCGTCGAGGACGTTCTTGGCGGAGACAAAGTCACTGGCCTGAAGCTGAAGAACCTGGTGGATGGCACCGAGTCCGAACTCGCGGTCACTGGCGTCTTTGTCGCTATCGGCAACGATCCCCGCACGGACCTCATCAAGGGCAAGATTGACCTGACGCCCGAGGGAACCATCGCCGTCGAGGGCCGTAGCTCCCGTACCAACATTAAGGGTGTCTTCGCTGCAGGCGACGTCATCGATCCCACCTACCGCCAGGCCATCACGGCTTCGGGCTCCGGTTGTGTGGCCGCACTCGATGTTGAGCACTACCTTGCAGACCTGAACTCCTAA
- a CDS encoding ABC transporter substrate-binding protein → MSHPIDVGSVLGGRYKVTANVLTSHDQDQVLDGVDQVLNRPVSILVAGPGNAEQVAQSAREVATGERPGHVQILDLGVSDNTTYLITNHSTAPDLLDLVVATNPPYIEPFFTETLGSEIFGQARTYEPETYDGLYEDDEHDAEYIQYDENGYPIPSDDDTQQDATGSQAGNVPPMPSSSPSSSKSGIAGKLAAAAGAGAAGLAALKNSASKNHDAGAAAGPGAAAPGAAASGAAASGAGAATAGVQAQPPTQAVTSQPAPSAPPAPAQPPTQAVNAQPTAAREPAEPKVSLWSEEDYGFAGGGAAAAAGGTAAAARGTSDAGYDRAPTSFPASAAVQDDYDDEEVYEDDAPEKEPRSLRWLVGGLLAAVLIVGLVLAVTNLGSLFPSGTPAATQNTTAPQTNSTQSEEPTPSETAPPAVPPAIAGITRLGDFPFAAEYDKDLTRAFDGNAASYWSDMEFATADWGGLVTNMPLVIELKEKTEVKSIVLNQLGGSGGSINVYTNDRPAMDGAKLVGTNSFTSPELTMPLAAPTQTQYVIVDIKTLPKLAAPKTRFGFGLRLAEVTVQ, encoded by the coding sequence GTGTCCCACCCGATCGACGTCGGATCAGTACTTGGCGGCCGCTACAAGGTCACGGCCAATGTGTTGACCTCGCATGACCAAGATCAGGTGCTCGACGGCGTGGACCAGGTCCTCAACCGTCCCGTGAGCATCCTTGTCGCCGGTCCCGGAAACGCGGAACAGGTAGCTCAGAGCGCCCGTGAAGTGGCCACAGGGGAGCGGCCGGGCCACGTTCAGATCCTGGACCTCGGCGTCAGCGACAACACCACCTACCTCATCACCAACCACAGCACCGCGCCTGACTTGCTGGATCTGGTGGTTGCCACCAACCCGCCCTACATCGAGCCCTTCTTCACTGAGACGCTCGGCAGCGAGATCTTCGGCCAGGCACGCACCTACGAGCCCGAAACGTACGACGGCCTGTACGAGGACGATGAGCACGACGCCGAGTACATCCAGTACGACGAAAACGGCTACCCGATCCCATCCGATGACGACACCCAGCAGGACGCCACCGGATCCCAGGCCGGCAATGTGCCTCCCATGCCTTCTTCCAGCCCGTCGTCGTCCAAGAGCGGCATCGCCGGAAAGCTGGCTGCTGCTGCGGGTGCCGGAGCAGCCGGACTCGCCGCGCTGAAGAACTCGGCTTCCAAGAATCACGACGCCGGTGCAGCTGCCGGCCCTGGTGCCGCTGCCCCCGGAGCCGCTGCCTCCGGTGCCGCTGCCTCCGGTGCCGGCGCGGCTACAGCCGGTGTCCAGGCCCAGCCGCCCACCCAGGCCGTGACGTCCCAGCCGGCTCCGTCGGCTCCACCCGCACCGGCCCAGCCCCCGACCCAGGCCGTCAATGCGCAGCCGACAGCGGCACGTGAACCGGCTGAGCCCAAGGTTTCGCTGTGGTCCGAAGAGGACTACGGCTTTGCCGGGGGAGGTGCCGCGGCTGCTGCTGGAGGCACTGCAGCCGCTGCGCGAGGTACCTCAGACGCCGGTTACGACCGTGCCCCCACCAGTTTCCCGGCGTCGGCCGCTGTCCAGGACGATTACGACGACGAGGAAGTTTACGAGGACGACGCTCCGGAGAAGGAGCCCCGTTCGCTGCGCTGGCTCGTCGGCGGCTTGCTGGCTGCCGTGCTGATCGTGGGACTCGTCCTCGCAGTCACCAACCTGGGCAGCCTCTTTCCCAGCGGTACGCCCGCAGCCACGCAGAACACGACTGCGCCTCAGACCAACAGCACCCAATCAGAGGAACCCACGCCTTCGGAGACTGCGCCTCCTGCCGTGCCGCCTGCCATCGCTGGAATTACGCGTCTTGGTGATTTCCCCTTCGCTGCAGAGTACGACAAGGACCTCACCAGGGCTTTTGACGGCAACGCGGCAAGCTACTGGTCAGACATGGAGTTTGCTACAGCCGACTGGGGTGGACTCGTCACCAACATGCCGCTGGTCATTGAGCTCAAGGAAAAAACTGAGGTCAAGTCCATTGTGTTGAACCAATTGGGTGGATCCGGCGGCAGCATAAATGTTTACACCAACGACCGTCCGGCCATGGACGGCGCCAAGCTGGTAGGCACCAACAGCTTCACTTCTCCGGAGCTGACCATGCCCCTGGCTGCGCCGACGCAGACGCAGTACGTCATCGTGGATATCAAAACGCTCCCCAAGCTGGCCGCACCGAAGACCCGTTTCGGCTTCGGCCTGCGCCTGGCTGAGGTAACTGTTCAGTAG
- the trxA gene encoding thioredoxin produces MSNAKDVTDASFSTDVLASEKPVIVDFWAEWCGPCRKLGPILDEISVEYSEKVDVVKLNVDDNPAIAAEYGITSIPAVYLFSGGEVKSTVIGAKPKQFFEKEFADVLS; encoded by the coding sequence ATGAGCAACGCAAAAGACGTAACTGACGCAAGCTTCAGCACGGATGTCCTGGCTTCCGAGAAGCCGGTCATCGTAGACTTCTGGGCAGAGTGGTGCGGCCCCTGCCGCAAGCTTGGCCCGATCCTCGACGAAATCTCCGTTGAGTACAGCGAGAAGGTTGACGTTGTAAAACTCAATGTCGACGACAACCCCGCAATCGCGGCCGAGTACGGCATCACGTCCATCCCGGCCGTGTACCTGTTCAGCGGCGGAGAAGTTAAGAGCACTGTCATTGGCGCCAAGCCGAAGCAGTTCTTCGAGAAGGAATTTGCGGACGTTCTGTCCTAG